A window from Dunckerocampus dactyliophorus isolate RoL2022-P2 chromosome 15, RoL_Ddac_1.1, whole genome shotgun sequence encodes these proteins:
- the dnai7 gene encoding dynein axonemal intermediate chain 7 isoform X1 — protein MSGKKKPKLTKAEKAKLKQQEEERRLREEEEARIQAEREEQERLERQRKQEILDGLEAKDLERRDGELEELRSVLEKNHSAVIQYKNDVAEKSKWDKYMQCSDIPDPAVQQDINTFISLWRDDPNCNVTSVLQQCSVALQLIEELEELLRNADSLKELLRYQESLIHLQEMVYTKIVNMTAEILKGASANIDTETGNMQAVIKDENLTMCLWANLMRNHRFKCLDFEEAGMGFELTKQLAASNITVRILHTRYDHLSTLSRMTHMKMSLPSIKSPTTVEEVPPEQGEAKENQEEILEEDTDAQQQQETVEDEETPAQESEGTKNSESYVSRSSNPHPEDGDSQIQTQVETLAGTLDTILVEELSFLFSIVYFPDDPTPPPLEETIEDASVDLHVVDLIQYTPLGGVFYYELFQLPPQAVLVKGWEIQMHSDTGLQVFEYTIEKSSPTEEDDASSTLVGLSVTLPDTVVFLEAPQVARWAAAEKHWRTDGISEFSYNEEEAKISFKMESFYPFVLMQQTYANFPFQSWELRPLGQDTALFSINGALMDLSITIKGNQCMLQSEREVGLANLFDQWMSGPDLQQAMLKAGINVFVNEHTDKFVNSCGKDPLTEHTAYEQMSLFASVCAFSWSKWNAQCGAEHVIMKVCEHQGPDPAPDDSWSLYLLGAKRFQKLEITESSEDFSTDHHPDSEFHSTFMHMLQDNVSAEGISRSKESSFLFVDAVQSLLCATRPLMFC, from the exons ATG tCAGGCAAAAAGAAACCAAAATTGACCAAAGCTGAAAAGGCAAAACTGAAGcaacaggaggaggagagacgGCTGCGAGAGGAAG AGGAGGCCCGTATTCAAGCAGAGAGGGAAGAACAGGAACGattagaaagacaaagaaagcaGGAGATCTTAGATGGGCTTGAGGCCAAG GACTTAGAACGCAGAGACGGTGAGCTGGAAGAACTTCGCTCCGTACTGGAAAAGAACCACAGTGCTGTGATTCAATATAAAAATGACGTTGCAGAGAAGTCCAAA TGGGACAAATACATGCAATGTAGCGACATACCCGACCCGGCAGTGCAGCAGGATATCAACACTTTTATCAGCTTGTGGCGAGATGACCCAAACTGCAACGTCACCTCTGTGCTGCAACAATGTAGCGTCGCCCTGCAG TTGAttgaggagctggaggagctgCTCAGAAATGCTGACAGCTTAAAAGAACTTCTGAGATACCAGGAGTCTCTCATACATCTGCAGGAAATGGTCTACACCAAAATTGTCAACATGACGGCAGAGATCCTGAAG GGGGCCAGTGCCAACATCGACACAGAGACAGGCAACATGCAGGCTGTGATAAAAGACGAGAACTTGACAATGTGTCTCTGGGCAAACCTGATGAGGAATCACAG GTTTAAATGTTTGGACTTTGAAGAGGCTGGAATGGGATTTGAGCTGACCAAGCAGCTGGCAGCGAGCAACATCACCGTGCGGATCCTCCACACACGCTACGACCACTTGTCCACCCTGTCCAGGATGACCCACATGAAAATGAGCCTACCCTCCATCAA GTCTCCCACCACAGTCGAGGAGGTTCCACCCGAGCAGGGGGAGGCAAAGGAGAACCAGGAGGAGATTCTGGAGGAGGACACggatgctcagcagcagcaggaaaCCGTGGAGGATGAGGAGACACCGGCCCAGGAGTCTGAAGGGactaag AATTCCGAAAGCTACGTGTCAAGAAGCAGCAACCCGCATCCAGAGGATGGAGACAGTCAGATCCAAACACAAGTGGAGACACTTGCCGGTACGCTTGACACAATTCTCGTCGAAGAGCTGTCCTTTCTCTTTTCCATCGTCTACTTTCCAGATGACCCCACTCCTCCTCCCCTGGAGGAAACCATCGAGGACGCCAGCGTAGATCTCCATGTGGTGGACTTAATCCAGTACACACCTCTGGGTGGAGTCTTCTACTATGAATTGTTCCAGCTGCCGCCGCAGGCTGTTCTGGTCAAAGGCTGGGAGATCCAAATG CATTCAGACACGGGCTTGCAAGTGTTCGAATACACGATTGAAAAGTCCAGTCCAACAGAAGAAGACGACGCTTCCTCAACTCTCGTTGGACTGTCTGTGACGCTTCCTGATACTGTTGTCTTCTTGGAAGCCCCTCAAGTGGCGCGCTGGGCCGCAGCAG AGAAGCACTGGAGGACAGACGGTATCAGCGAGTTCTCTTACAACGAGGAGGAGGCCAAGATATCCTTCAAGATGGAATCCTTCTACCCTTTTGTGCTGATGCAGCAAACCTACGCCAACTTTCCCTTCCAGAGCTGGGAGCTGCGGCCGCTGGGACAAGACACGGCTCTCTTCAGCATCAACGGGGCGCTCATGGACCTCAGCATCACCATCAAG GGGAACCAATGCATGTTGCAGTCGGAGCGAGAGGTCGGCCTCGCCAACCTCTTTGACCAGTGGATGAGTGGACCTGACCTGCAGCAGGCCATGCTCAAGGCAGGCATCAACGTGTTTGTGAACGAGCACACCGACAAGTTTGTTAATTCCTGCGGAAAG GACCCTCTTACAGAGCACACAGCCTATGAACAGATGTCCCTATTTGCCTCTGTCTGCGCCTTCTCATGGAGCAAGTGGAATGCCCAGTGTGGTGCCGAGCATGTCATCATGAAG GTGTGTGAGCACCAGGGTCCAGATCCAGCGCCTGATGACTCGTGGAGCCTCTACCTCCTGGGTGCTAAGAGATTTCAGAAGCTGGAGATAACGGAGAGCAGCGAGGATTTCTCCACCGACCACCATCCCGACAGCGAGTTTCACTCCACTTTCATGCACATGCTGCAAGACAACGTGAGCGCTGAAGGGATAAGTCGAAGCAAGGAGTCCAGCTTTCTCTTTGTGGACGCTGTGCAGAGTCTGCTTTGTGCCACCAGACCGCTCATGTTTTGTTAA
- the dnai7 gene encoding dynein axonemal intermediate chain 7 isoform X2, with amino-acid sequence MSGKKKPKLTKAEKAKLKQQEEERRLREEEEARIQAEREEQERLERQRKQEILDGLEAKDLERRDGELEELRSVLEKNHSAVIQYKNDVAEKSKWDKYMQCSDIPDPAVQQDINTFISLWRDDPNCNVTSVLQQCSVALQLIEELEELLRNADSLKELLRYQESLIHLQEMVYTKIVNMTAEILKGASANIDTETGNMQAVIKDENLTMCLWANLMRNHRFKCLDFEEAGMGFELTKQLAASNITVRILHTRYDHLSTLSRMTHMKMSLPSIKSPTTVEEVPPEQGEAKENQEEILEEDTDAQQQQETVEDEETPAQESEGTKNSESYVSRSSNPHPEDGDSQIQTQVETLADDPTPPPLEETIEDASVDLHVVDLIQYTPLGGVFYYELFQLPPQAVLVKGWEIQMHSDTGLQVFEYTIEKSSPTEEDDASSTLVGLSVTLPDTVVFLEAPQVARWAAAEKHWRTDGISEFSYNEEEAKISFKMESFYPFVLMQQTYANFPFQSWELRPLGQDTALFSINGALMDLSITIKGNQCMLQSEREVGLANLFDQWMSGPDLQQAMLKAGINVFVNEHTDKFVNSCGKDPLTEHTAYEQMSLFASVCAFSWSKWNAQCGAEHVIMKVCEHQGPDPAPDDSWSLYLLGAKRFQKLEITESSEDFSTDHHPDSEFHSTFMHMLQDNVSAEGISRSKESSFLFVDAVQSLLCATRPLMFC; translated from the exons ATG tCAGGCAAAAAGAAACCAAAATTGACCAAAGCTGAAAAGGCAAAACTGAAGcaacaggaggaggagagacgGCTGCGAGAGGAAG AGGAGGCCCGTATTCAAGCAGAGAGGGAAGAACAGGAACGattagaaagacaaagaaagcaGGAGATCTTAGATGGGCTTGAGGCCAAG GACTTAGAACGCAGAGACGGTGAGCTGGAAGAACTTCGCTCCGTACTGGAAAAGAACCACAGTGCTGTGATTCAATATAAAAATGACGTTGCAGAGAAGTCCAAA TGGGACAAATACATGCAATGTAGCGACATACCCGACCCGGCAGTGCAGCAGGATATCAACACTTTTATCAGCTTGTGGCGAGATGACCCAAACTGCAACGTCACCTCTGTGCTGCAACAATGTAGCGTCGCCCTGCAG TTGAttgaggagctggaggagctgCTCAGAAATGCTGACAGCTTAAAAGAACTTCTGAGATACCAGGAGTCTCTCATACATCTGCAGGAAATGGTCTACACCAAAATTGTCAACATGACGGCAGAGATCCTGAAG GGGGCCAGTGCCAACATCGACACAGAGACAGGCAACATGCAGGCTGTGATAAAAGACGAGAACTTGACAATGTGTCTCTGGGCAAACCTGATGAGGAATCACAG GTTTAAATGTTTGGACTTTGAAGAGGCTGGAATGGGATTTGAGCTGACCAAGCAGCTGGCAGCGAGCAACATCACCGTGCGGATCCTCCACACACGCTACGACCACTTGTCCACCCTGTCCAGGATGACCCACATGAAAATGAGCCTACCCTCCATCAA GTCTCCCACCACAGTCGAGGAGGTTCCACCCGAGCAGGGGGAGGCAAAGGAGAACCAGGAGGAGATTCTGGAGGAGGACACggatgctcagcagcagcaggaaaCCGTGGAGGATGAGGAGACACCGGCCCAGGAGTCTGAAGGGactaag AATTCCGAAAGCTACGTGTCAAGAAGCAGCAACCCGCATCCAGAGGATGGAGACAGTCAGATCCAAACACAAGTGGAGACACTTGCCG ATGACCCCACTCCTCCTCCCCTGGAGGAAACCATCGAGGACGCCAGCGTAGATCTCCATGTGGTGGACTTAATCCAGTACACACCTCTGGGTGGAGTCTTCTACTATGAATTGTTCCAGCTGCCGCCGCAGGCTGTTCTGGTCAAAGGCTGGGAGATCCAAATG CATTCAGACACGGGCTTGCAAGTGTTCGAATACACGATTGAAAAGTCCAGTCCAACAGAAGAAGACGACGCTTCCTCAACTCTCGTTGGACTGTCTGTGACGCTTCCTGATACTGTTGTCTTCTTGGAAGCCCCTCAAGTGGCGCGCTGGGCCGCAGCAG AGAAGCACTGGAGGACAGACGGTATCAGCGAGTTCTCTTACAACGAGGAGGAGGCCAAGATATCCTTCAAGATGGAATCCTTCTACCCTTTTGTGCTGATGCAGCAAACCTACGCCAACTTTCCCTTCCAGAGCTGGGAGCTGCGGCCGCTGGGACAAGACACGGCTCTCTTCAGCATCAACGGGGCGCTCATGGACCTCAGCATCACCATCAAG GGGAACCAATGCATGTTGCAGTCGGAGCGAGAGGTCGGCCTCGCCAACCTCTTTGACCAGTGGATGAGTGGACCTGACCTGCAGCAGGCCATGCTCAAGGCAGGCATCAACGTGTTTGTGAACGAGCACACCGACAAGTTTGTTAATTCCTGCGGAAAG GACCCTCTTACAGAGCACACAGCCTATGAACAGATGTCCCTATTTGCCTCTGTCTGCGCCTTCTCATGGAGCAAGTGGAATGCCCAGTGTGGTGCCGAGCATGTCATCATGAAG GTGTGTGAGCACCAGGGTCCAGATCCAGCGCCTGATGACTCGTGGAGCCTCTACCTCCTGGGTGCTAAGAGATTTCAGAAGCTGGAGATAACGGAGAGCAGCGAGGATTTCTCCACCGACCACCATCCCGACAGCGAGTTTCACTCCACTTTCATGCACATGCTGCAAGACAACGTGAGCGCTGAAGGGATAAGTCGAAGCAAGGAGTCCAGCTTTCTCTTTGTGGACGCTGTGCAGAGTCTGCTTTGTGCCACCAGACCGCTCATGTTTTGTTAA
- the dnai7 gene encoding dynein axonemal intermediate chain 7 isoform X3, with product MQCSDIPDPAVQQDINTFISLWRDDPNCNVTSVLQQCSVALQLIEELEELLRNADSLKELLRYQESLIHLQEMVYTKIVNMTAEILKGASANIDTETGNMQAVIKDENLTMCLWANLMRNHRFKCLDFEEAGMGFELTKQLAASNITVRILHTRYDHLSTLSRMTHMKMSLPSIKSPTTVEEVPPEQGEAKENQEEILEEDTDAQQQQETVEDEETPAQESEGTKNSESYVSRSSNPHPEDGDSQIQTQVETLAGTLDTILVEELSFLFSIVYFPDDPTPPPLEETIEDASVDLHVVDLIQYTPLGGVFYYELFQLPPQAVLVKGWEIQMHSDTGLQVFEYTIEKSSPTEEDDASSTLVGLSVTLPDTVVFLEAPQVARWAAAEKHWRTDGISEFSYNEEEAKISFKMESFYPFVLMQQTYANFPFQSWELRPLGQDTALFSINGALMDLSITIKGNQCMLQSEREVGLANLFDQWMSGPDLQQAMLKAGINVFVNEHTDKFVNSCGKDPLTEHTAYEQMSLFASVCAFSWSKWNAQCGAEHVIMKVCEHQGPDPAPDDSWSLYLLGAKRFQKLEITESSEDFSTDHHPDSEFHSTFMHMLQDNVSAEGISRSKESSFLFVDAVQSLLCATRPLMFC from the exons ATGCAATGTAGCGACATACCCGACCCGGCAGTGCAGCAGGATATCAACACTTTTATCAGCTTGTGGCGAGATGACCCAAACTGCAACGTCACCTCTGTGCTGCAACAATGTAGCGTCGCCCTGCAG TTGAttgaggagctggaggagctgCTCAGAAATGCTGACAGCTTAAAAGAACTTCTGAGATACCAGGAGTCTCTCATACATCTGCAGGAAATGGTCTACACCAAAATTGTCAACATGACGGCAGAGATCCTGAAG GGGGCCAGTGCCAACATCGACACAGAGACAGGCAACATGCAGGCTGTGATAAAAGACGAGAACTTGACAATGTGTCTCTGGGCAAACCTGATGAGGAATCACAG GTTTAAATGTTTGGACTTTGAAGAGGCTGGAATGGGATTTGAGCTGACCAAGCAGCTGGCAGCGAGCAACATCACCGTGCGGATCCTCCACACACGCTACGACCACTTGTCCACCCTGTCCAGGATGACCCACATGAAAATGAGCCTACCCTCCATCAA GTCTCCCACCACAGTCGAGGAGGTTCCACCCGAGCAGGGGGAGGCAAAGGAGAACCAGGAGGAGATTCTGGAGGAGGACACggatgctcagcagcagcaggaaaCCGTGGAGGATGAGGAGACACCGGCCCAGGAGTCTGAAGGGactaag AATTCCGAAAGCTACGTGTCAAGAAGCAGCAACCCGCATCCAGAGGATGGAGACAGTCAGATCCAAACACAAGTGGAGACACTTGCCGGTACGCTTGACACAATTCTCGTCGAAGAGCTGTCCTTTCTCTTTTCCATCGTCTACTTTCCAGATGACCCCACTCCTCCTCCCCTGGAGGAAACCATCGAGGACGCCAGCGTAGATCTCCATGTGGTGGACTTAATCCAGTACACACCTCTGGGTGGAGTCTTCTACTATGAATTGTTCCAGCTGCCGCCGCAGGCTGTTCTGGTCAAAGGCTGGGAGATCCAAATG CATTCAGACACGGGCTTGCAAGTGTTCGAATACACGATTGAAAAGTCCAGTCCAACAGAAGAAGACGACGCTTCCTCAACTCTCGTTGGACTGTCTGTGACGCTTCCTGATACTGTTGTCTTCTTGGAAGCCCCTCAAGTGGCGCGCTGGGCCGCAGCAG AGAAGCACTGGAGGACAGACGGTATCAGCGAGTTCTCTTACAACGAGGAGGAGGCCAAGATATCCTTCAAGATGGAATCCTTCTACCCTTTTGTGCTGATGCAGCAAACCTACGCCAACTTTCCCTTCCAGAGCTGGGAGCTGCGGCCGCTGGGACAAGACACGGCTCTCTTCAGCATCAACGGGGCGCTCATGGACCTCAGCATCACCATCAAG GGGAACCAATGCATGTTGCAGTCGGAGCGAGAGGTCGGCCTCGCCAACCTCTTTGACCAGTGGATGAGTGGACCTGACCTGCAGCAGGCCATGCTCAAGGCAGGCATCAACGTGTTTGTGAACGAGCACACCGACAAGTTTGTTAATTCCTGCGGAAAG GACCCTCTTACAGAGCACACAGCCTATGAACAGATGTCCCTATTTGCCTCTGTCTGCGCCTTCTCATGGAGCAAGTGGAATGCCCAGTGTGGTGCCGAGCATGTCATCATGAAG GTGTGTGAGCACCAGGGTCCAGATCCAGCGCCTGATGACTCGTGGAGCCTCTACCTCCTGGGTGCTAAGAGATTTCAGAAGCTGGAGATAACGGAGAGCAGCGAGGATTTCTCCACCGACCACCATCCCGACAGCGAGTTTCACTCCACTTTCATGCACATGCTGCAAGACAACGTGAGCGCTGAAGGGATAAGTCGAAGCAAGGAGTCCAGCTTTCTCTTTGTGGACGCTGTGCAGAGTCTGCTTTGTGCCACCAGACCGCTCATGTTTTGTTAA
- the lyrm5a gene encoding LYR motif-containing protein 5A, producing the protein MANPLKSEVIRLYKNLLYLGRDYPEGSAFFRQRLKSAFMKNKDVTDPEQIRKLVGRGEFVIKELEALYFLKKYRAMKKRYYEPEK; encoded by the exons ATGGCCAACCCACTAAAAAGTGAAGTTATTAGGCTATACAAAAAC TTGCTGTATCTCGGCCGGGACTACCCTGAAGGATCAGCCTTTTTCCGACAGCGCCTAAAATCGGCCTTCATGAAGAATAAAGATGTGACGGACCCGGAACAGATCAGAAAACTTGTGGGACGTGGGGAGTTTGTTATCAAGGAGCTGGAGGCTCTCTATTTTCTCAAGAAATACAGAGCCATGAAGAAGAGGTACTATGAACCGGAAAAGTAA
- the slc5a8 gene encoding sodium-coupled monocarboxylate transporter 1 — MTPVVVGSFAAADYVVFACMLALSAAIGVYYAWTDRGLSSSENFLTGGRRLTALPVSLSLTASFISAITVLSNPAEVYRYGGSIAFYGLSHLITMIVTSEVFLPVFYKLAITSTYEYLELRFNRATRLLGTLLFIVQTILYTGIVIYTPALALNQVTGMDLWSAVISTGVVCTFYCSMGGLKAVVWTDVFQVGVMLAGFLSVIIRSVILQGGVGPILSDAQQGGRLNFWDFDPNPLRRHTFWTVTIGGTFVWVSIYGINQAQVQRYISCKSITHARRSLFINLIGLWCVLLSSVFAGMCLYSVYKNCDPWTSGMVSAPDQLMPYLVMDILGDYPGLPGLFVSAAYSGSLSTVSSSINALAAVTVEDLIKPHMQMSERQLSRTSKVLSFLYGVLCIGMAALASLIVGILQATVSIFGIIGGPLLGLFSLGILFPFANCKGALSGLVAGLVVSLWVGIGAQIYPPSPEMSRPLSLTTEGCNISTPDSFNLTSTALPTNTSPIAASPVQLCDDRNLLADSWYSLSYLYFSTIGTLTTIILGLLVSLFTGGWKHQIESRLTFMKRDTTLFSILKHVSRSGNLDLTQDEEKNLGNINPTFCDTELDLTKCNTPA, encoded by the exons ATGACCCCCGTGGTTGTTGGCTCTTTTGCGGCTGCAGACTATGTGGTGTTTGCCTGCATGCTGGCTCTGTCCGCTGCCATCGGAGTCTATTACGCGTGGACGGACAGGGGACTGAGCAGCTCAGAGAACTTCTTGACAGGAGGACGGAGGCTCACAGCTCTTCCCGTCTCCCTGTCACTGACTGCCAGCTTCATATCAGCCATCACGGTGCTCTCCAATCCAGCAGAG GTGTACCGCTACGGAGGCAGTATTGCATTTTATGGTCTGTCACATTTAATAACTATGATAGTGACATCTGAGGTGTTCCTCCCAGTCTTCTACAAGCTGGCCATCACCAGCACTTACGAA TATCTGGAACTACGTTTTAACAGAGCGACCCGCCTGCTGGGAACGCTTCTCTTCATCGTGCAGACT atTCTGTACACTGGAATAGTCATCTACACCCCAGCCCTTGCTCTAAACCAAG TAACTGGTATGGATCTTTGGAGTGCGGTGATTTCCACTGGTGTTGTCTGCACCTTTTACTGTTCAATG GGCGGTCTAAAAGCGGTCGTGTGGACAGATGTGTTCCAG GTTGGGGTCATGCTTGCAGGCTTCCTGTCAGTCATCATCAGGTCTGTCATCCTGCAAGGTGGAGTTGGCCCCATCCTGTCAGACGCTCAACAAGGAGGGAGGCTCAACTTTTGGGA CTTTGACCCAAACCCACTGAGAAGACACACTTTCTGGACGGTGACCATTGGCGGTACGTTTGTCTGGGTCAGCATCTACGGTATAAACCAGGCTCAGGTTCAGCGATATATCTCCTGCAAGAGCATCACTCATGCCAGACG ATCATTGTTCATCAACCTGATAGGCCTGTGGTGCGTCTTACTGTCGTCAGTATTTGCAGGAATGTGCCTCTATTCAGTGTACAAGAACTGTGACCCATGGACGTCCGGGATGGTGTCTGCCCCAGACCAG TTGATGCCATACTTGGTGATGGACATCTTGGGAGACTATCCTGGACTTCCGGGACTGTTTGTTTCAGCAGCTTACAGCGGATCGCTAAG CACAGTGTCTTCCAGCATCAATGCATTGGCTGCAGTGACTGTCGAGGACCTGATTAAACCACACATGCAGATGTCGGAGAGGCAGCTGTCTCGGACCTCAAAAGTCCTGa GCTTTTTATATGGTGTTTTATGCATTGGAATGGCAGCACTGGCTTCACTCATTGTGGGAATATTGCAG GCCACCGTCAGCATATTTGGCATCATTGGAGGTCCGTTGCTTGGACTCTTCTCTCTAGGTATCCTCTTTCCGTTTGCCAACTGCAAA GGAGCTTTGTCAGGTCTGGTGGCAGGCCTTGTTGTGTCTCTGTGGGTGGGCATCGGTGCGCAGATATACCCTCCATCTCCTGAGATGAGCCGACCCCTGTCGCTCACTACCGAGGGCTGTAACATCAGCACCCCGGACAGCTTCAACTTGACCTCCACTGCTCTGCCGACAAACACCAGCCCCATTGCTGCCTCTCCTGTGCAGCTCTGTGATGACAG GAATCTGCTGGCGGATAGCTGGTACTCTCTGTCCTACCTTTACTTCAGCACCATCGGAACCTTAACAACCATCATTTTGGGCCTTCTAGTCAGCCTTTTCACAG GAGGTTGGAAGCACCAAATCGAATCAAGGCTGACCTTCATGAAAAGAGACACCACTCTTTTTTCTATATTGAAG CACGTGTCACGAAGTGGCAATCTTGACCTGACACAAGACGAAGAGAAGAACCTCGGCAACATAAATCCCACATTCTGTGACACCGAGCTGGACTTAACGAAATGCAACACGCCTGCATGA